From Eleftheria terrae, the proteins below share one genomic window:
- a CDS encoding patatin-like phospholipase family protein, whose product MHALAYPAGSERPALPAVSPRSLLRRLTGALGIAAALVLAGCQTPPAAPPVPVQPPIPPAAVVKPPPKPPRIGIALGGGAARGFAHIGVLQVLEENGIKPDLVAGTSAGSLVAALYAAGKTPTQLATLADSMDELSITDWSYPFRGLLRGDALAKYVNQQTGNKLIEQMRLPLGIVATDLGNGQAILFQRGDAGLAVRASSAVPAVFQPVRIGNREYVDGGLVSPVPVRFARQMGADFVIAVDISSPPDGNAVSDAVRMLLQTFAIMGRSINQFELKNADVVLTPKLTGVSGADFTARGRSIQAGREAAQAALAELKAKLAARQSH is encoded by the coding sequence ATGCACGCCCTCGCTTACCCCGCCGGGTCAGAACGACCGGCCCTTCCCGCTGTTTCCCCTCGCTCCTTGTTGCGACGCCTGACCGGCGCCCTGGGCATTGCCGCCGCCCTGGTGCTGGCCGGCTGCCAGACGCCACCCGCCGCGCCGCCGGTACCAGTGCAGCCTCCGATACCGCCCGCCGCAGTGGTCAAGCCGCCGCCCAAGCCGCCACGCATCGGCATTGCCCTCGGCGGTGGGGCGGCACGCGGCTTTGCCCACATCGGTGTGCTGCAGGTGCTGGAAGAAAACGGCATCAAGCCCGATCTGGTGGCCGGCACCTCGGCCGGCAGCCTGGTGGCGGCGCTCTACGCCGCCGGCAAGACGCCCACCCAGTTGGCGACGCTGGCTGATTCGATGGACGAGCTCAGCATCACCGACTGGTCGTACCCCTTCCGCGGCCTCTTGCGGGGCGACGCACTGGCCAAGTACGTCAACCAGCAAACCGGCAACAAGCTCATCGAGCAGATGCGCCTGCCGCTCGGCATCGTGGCGACCGACCTGGGCAACGGCCAAGCCATCCTCTTTCAGCGCGGCGACGCGGGCCTGGCGGTGCGGGCGTCCAGTGCGGTCCCGGCGGTCTTCCAGCCGGTGCGCATCGGCAATCGGGAATATGTGGACGGTGGCCTGGTGTCCCCGGTGCCGGTGCGCTTCGCTCGCCAGATGGGGGCCGACTTCGTCATCGCGGTCGACATTTCCTCGCCGCCCGACGGCAATGCAGTGAGCGATGCGGTCCGCATGCTGCTGCAAACCTTCGCGATCATGGGTCGCAGCATCAACCAGTTCGAGCTGAAGAACGCCGACGTCGTGCTGACCCCCAAGCTCACCGGTGTTTCCGGCGCCGATTTCACGGCCCGGGGCCGGTCCATCCAGGCCGGCCGGGAAGCCGCGCAAGCGGCACTGGCCGAGTTGAAGGCCAAGCTGGCGGCGAGGCAGTCGCACTGA
- a CDS encoding DnaJ family domain-containing protein, which produces MSIFDRIAEERIARAIEAGELSGLPGEGQPLELDDDALVPPSQRAAMRVLKNSGYVPEEVRQLKALREMEQALRRLPPGAQEAEALTRRLLGVRLALERAGLSVGNQADWARYAGPLGRALATGKPDQDAQNDDGSTPGPRCP; this is translated from the coding sequence ATGTCCATCTTCGACCGCATCGCCGAGGAACGCATCGCGCGTGCCATCGAGGCGGGCGAGCTGTCGGGCCTGCCCGGCGAAGGGCAGCCGCTGGAGCTGGACGACGACGCCCTGGTGCCGCCATCCCAGCGTGCGGCGATGCGCGTGCTGAAGAATTCGGGCTATGTGCCCGAAGAGGTGCGCCAGCTCAAGGCCTTGCGCGAGATGGAGCAGGCCCTGCGCCGCCTGCCGCCCGGCGCACAGGAGGCCGAAGCCCTGACGCGGCGCCTGCTCGGCGTGCGCCTGGCCCTCGAGCGGGCAGGCTTGTCGGTGGGCAACCAGGCGGACTGGGCGCGTTATGCCGGGCCGCTGGGCCGGGCCCTGGCAACCGGGAAGCCGGATCAGGATGCACAGAACGACGATGGGTCAACCCCGGGGCCGCGGTGCCCCTGA
- the mnmC gene encoding bifunctional tRNA (5-methylaminomethyl-2-thiouridine)(34)-methyltransferase MnmD/FAD-dependent 5-carboxymethylaminomethyl-2-thiouridine(34) oxidoreductase MnmC: MKTEALRPARIDFDDAGIPCAPEFGDVYHSSAGALAQARHVFLGGNGLPGRWRQRRHFVVLETGFGLGNNFLATWQAWREDAGRCERLTFVSIEKHPLGATDLARVHAAHELPALATQLVAHWPPATPNLHCLSFEGGRVTLLLAFGDAAAVLPELSAEVDAFFLDGFAPAKNPQMWEPRIFKQLGRLAAPAATAATWSAARRVRDGLSEAGFRVEAAAGFGGKRDMTVARHEPRFRPPRPVAWQAAPDGPADAVIVGGGLAGCAAAAALAQRGWHCTVLDRHARPAQEASGNLGGLYHGIVNPHDGAHARFNRAAALHLQRALPLLRQHHTIAGQAEGLLRLAPGASVEAMQALLATQGLPPDYLQALDAHAAAALCGLPLASPAWYYPGGGWLRPADLSMALLKHEQLHWQGGCIANALRETGQGWEVLDHSGCLLARAAVVVLANSVDAARLLAPRHWPLTAVRGQTTVLPAGLPGLRPPRLPVAGAGYVLPAHEGRVLCGATTHSGDFDPQLRPADQAHNLAQLARLSGSLPDTAGQPLEGRVGWRCVSDDRLPVIGPAADESALDQAGLRLDHARFVPRRRGLYLYTGLASRGITWSLLGAELLASWMSGDPCPVESDLRDALDAARFVSRAARRRPAQ; this comes from the coding sequence ATGAAGACCGAAGCGCTGCGCCCTGCCCGGATCGACTTCGACGACGCCGGCATTCCGTGCGCGCCGGAATTCGGCGATGTCTACCACAGCAGTGCCGGCGCGCTGGCCCAGGCCCGGCATGTCTTCCTGGGCGGCAACGGCCTGCCGGGCCGCTGGCGGCAGCGCCGGCATTTCGTGGTGCTGGAAACCGGCTTCGGGCTGGGCAACAACTTCCTGGCTACTTGGCAGGCATGGCGCGAGGACGCCGGGCGCTGCGAGCGGCTGACCTTCGTGTCCATTGAGAAGCACCCGCTGGGGGCCACCGACCTGGCCCGCGTTCATGCGGCCCACGAGTTGCCGGCACTCGCGACGCAGCTGGTGGCGCACTGGCCGCCCGCCACCCCCAACCTGCACTGCCTGTCCTTCGAGGGCGGCCGGGTGACGTTGCTGCTGGCCTTCGGCGACGCGGCTGCCGTGCTGCCCGAACTCTCCGCCGAGGTGGACGCGTTTTTCCTCGACGGCTTCGCCCCCGCCAAGAATCCGCAGATGTGGGAGCCGCGCATCTTCAAGCAGCTGGGCCGGCTCGCCGCGCCGGCGGCCACCGCGGCCACCTGGAGCGCCGCACGCCGAGTGCGCGACGGCCTGTCGGAAGCCGGCTTCCGGGTCGAGGCGGCAGCCGGCTTCGGCGGCAAGCGCGACATGACGGTGGCCCGCCACGAGCCGCGCTTCCGGCCACCGCGACCGGTGGCCTGGCAGGCCGCGCCCGACGGCCCGGCGGACGCCGTGATCGTCGGCGGCGGCCTGGCCGGCTGCGCCGCCGCCGCCGCGCTGGCCCAACGAGGCTGGCATTGCACCGTGCTCGACCGCCATGCCAGGCCGGCGCAGGAGGCGTCCGGCAACCTGGGCGGCCTGTACCACGGCATCGTCAACCCGCATGACGGCGCCCACGCCCGCTTCAATCGCGCCGCGGCGCTGCACCTGCAGCGGGCCTTGCCGCTGCTGCGACAGCACCACACCATCGCCGGCCAGGCAGAAGGCCTGCTGCGGCTGGCTCCCGGCGCCAGCGTCGAGGCCATGCAGGCCCTGCTGGCAACTCAGGGCCTGCCGCCCGACTACCTCCAGGCACTGGACGCCCATGCCGCCGCCGCGCTGTGTGGGCTGCCGCTGGCCTCGCCCGCCTGGTACTACCCCGGTGGTGGCTGGCTGCGGCCTGCCGACCTGAGCATGGCCCTGCTGAAGCATGAGCAGCTGCACTGGCAGGGCGGTTGCATCGCAAACGCGCTGCGCGAAACCGGGCAGGGCTGGGAGGTGCTGGACCACAGCGGCTGCTTGCTGGCCCGGGCCGCGGTGGTGGTGCTGGCCAATTCGGTCGATGCGGCGCGGCTGCTGGCTCCCCGGCACTGGCCCCTCACCGCGGTGCGTGGCCAGACCACCGTGCTGCCGGCCGGCTTGCCGGGACTGCGCCCGCCGCGCCTGCCGGTGGCCGGCGCCGGCTACGTGCTGCCGGCGCACGAGGGCCGCGTGCTGTGCGGCGCCACCACCCACAGCGGTGATTTCGACCCGCAGCTCAGGCCGGCCGACCAGGCGCACAACCTGGCCCAGCTGGCACGGCTCAGCGGGTCCCTGCCCGACACCGCCGGCCAGCCGCTCGAAGGCCGGGTGGGCTGGCGCTGCGTGAGCGACGACCGCCTGCCAGTGATCGGCCCGGCGGCCGACGAAAGCGCCCTCGACCAAGCCGGCCTGCGGCTGGACCATGCGCGCTTCGTGCCACGCCGCCGGGGCCTCTACCTCTACACCGGGCTGGCATCTCGCGGCATCACTTGGTCGCTGCTCGGCGCCGAGCTGCTGGCGAGCTGGATGAGCGGCGATCCCTGCCCGGTGGAGTCCGACTTGCGCGATGCGCTGGACGCGGCCCGTTTCGTCAGCCGCGCCGCCCGGCGGCGCCCGGCTCAGTGA
- a CDS encoding histone deacetylase family protein yields MQAFYSDHFVLPLPPGHRFPMAKYRLLREALERELPEVVLQEAPAASDGELALAHEPSYVSAVCEGWLDAAQQREIGFPWSPQMVERARRSVGATVAAARVALQQGISANLAGGTHHAYADKGSGYCVFNDVAVAARLMQAEWHRWHRRLLRVAVIDLDVHQGNGTAAIFRDDSTVFTLSLHGERNFPFRKEASDLDVELPDGCDDSGYLHALDAALATLWQRHGDTPPGLLFYLAGADPYEGDRLGRLKLSAAGLAARDARVFAAARERGIPVAVSMAGGYGHVIEETVALQLRTLRLAVEHHRILNACEQAHVPTAA; encoded by the coding sequence GTGCAAGCGTTCTACTCCGACCATTTCGTGCTCCCCTTGCCTCCCGGGCACCGCTTCCCAATGGCGAAGTACCGGCTCTTGCGCGAGGCGCTGGAACGGGAGCTGCCGGAGGTGGTTTTGCAGGAAGCCCCGGCGGCGAGCGACGGCGAGCTGGCACTGGCGCACGAGCCGTCGTATGTCTCCGCCGTCTGTGAAGGCTGGCTGGATGCTGCCCAGCAGCGCGAGATCGGCTTTCCCTGGTCGCCCCAGATGGTCGAGCGCGCACGCCGCTCGGTGGGCGCGACAGTGGCTGCAGCGCGAGTGGCGCTCCAGCAGGGCATCTCGGCCAACCTGGCAGGGGGCACGCACCACGCCTACGCCGACAAGGGCAGCGGCTACTGCGTCTTCAACGATGTCGCAGTGGCCGCGCGCCTGATGCAGGCGGAGTGGCATCGCTGGCACCGGCGGCTCCTGCGCGTGGCGGTGATCGACCTGGACGTGCACCAGGGCAACGGCACCGCCGCCATCTTTCGCGACGACAGCACCGTCTTCACCCTGTCGCTGCATGGCGAGCGGAACTTCCCGTTCCGCAAGGAGGCCAGCGATCTGGATGTCGAGCTGCCGGACGGCTGCGACGACAGCGGCTACCTGCATGCGCTGGATGCCGCGCTCGCCACCCTGTGGCAGCGCCACGGCGACACACCGCCCGGCCTGCTGTTCTACCTGGCCGGGGCGGATCCATATGAGGGCGACCGCCTCGGCCGCCTCAAGCTGAGCGCCGCCGGGCTCGCGGCACGCGACGCGCGCGTCTTCGCGGCGGCACGCGAGCGCGGCATCCCGGTCGCCGTCTCGATGGCTGGCGGCTACGGCCATGTGATCGAGGAGACCGTGGCACTGCAGCTGCGCACCCTCCGCCTGGCTGTCGAACACCACCGAATCTTGAACGCCTGCGAGCAAGCCCATGTCCCGACTGCAGCCTGA
- the phaP gene encoding TIGR01841 family phasin (Members of this family are phasins (small proteins associated with inclusions such as PHA granules). Note that several different families of phasins have been named PhaP despite very little sequence similarity to each other.) produces the protein MLTAEQLIAAQKTNVETLFGLTQKAFEGVEKLVELNVQVAKASLGEVAEHAQAVLSVKDAQELLALQASLLQPAAEKAAAYSRHVYDIAQSTNAEVTRVAEAQLAEAQRKFLAVVDTAVKNAPAGTENAVALVKSAVAAANNAFESVHKAAKQAADVAEANFQAVTNSAVKATQAAKAAKRPVA, from the coding sequence ATGCTCACCGCTGAACAACTGATTGCCGCCCAGAAGACCAATGTCGAAACGCTTTTCGGCCTGACGCAAAAGGCCTTCGAAGGCGTCGAGAAGCTGGTTGAGCTGAATGTGCAGGTTGCCAAGGCTTCGCTGGGCGAAGTGGCGGAGCATGCGCAGGCCGTGCTGTCCGTCAAGGACGCGCAGGAACTGCTGGCGCTGCAGGCCTCGCTGCTGCAGCCTGCGGCCGAGAAGGCGGCCGCCTACAGCCGCCATGTCTATGACATCGCCCAGTCCACCAATGCCGAAGTCACGCGCGTGGCCGAGGCGCAGCTGGCGGAAGCCCAGCGCAAGTTCCTGGCCGTGGTCGACACCGCCGTCAAGAATGCGCCGGCCGGCACCGAGAACGCGGTGGCCCTGGTGAAGTCGGCGGTGGCCGCCGCCAACAATGCATTCGAAAGCGTGCACAAGGCCGCCAAGCAGGCCGCTGATGTGGCGGAAGCCAACTTCCAGGCCGTCACCAACTCGGCGGTGAAGGCCACCCAAGCTGCCAAGGCCGCCAAGCGGCCCGTCGCTTGA
- a CDS encoding DNA recombination protein RmuC has translation MNPNLWWLAALGLANLFLLVALLAMARARTAGTPREELDILLRLQADGLVRLERELRDEVGRNGQGTRQELGSTLAHFQQTLLAQQGDMARTLNAQLRALSDANERRLGEVRAAVEHKLSALAADNERKLEQMRQTVDEKLHATLEQRLGESFRHVAERLEQVHRGLGEMQTLAQGVGDLRRMLTNVKTRGIFGEMQLQGLLEQVFTPEQYAANVATVPGSRERVEFAIRLPGRGEEGGPVWLPLDAKFPREDYERLLDAQERADREAAELAAKALELRIRDEARTIATKYVAPPHTTDFAVLFVPTEGLYAELLRRPGLVEALQREHRVTLAGPTTLLAMLNSLQMGFRTLALERRSSEVWRVLGAVKTEFAKFGQVLDKTRRKLEEASHTIEAAQTRTRVMGRALKEVEALPDAEAHRLLPADAAGGAD, from the coding sequence ATGAATCCGAACCTCTGGTGGCTGGCGGCACTGGGCCTCGCCAACCTGTTCCTGCTGGTAGCCCTGTTGGCGATGGCGCGGGCCCGTACCGCCGGCACCCCGCGGGAGGAGCTCGACATCTTGCTGCGCCTGCAGGCCGACGGGCTGGTCAGGCTGGAGCGAGAGCTGCGCGACGAAGTGGGCCGCAACGGCCAGGGCACCCGGCAGGAGCTGGGCAGCACGCTGGCGCATTTCCAGCAGACCCTGCTGGCCCAGCAGGGCGACATGGCACGCACGCTGAACGCCCAGCTGCGGGCCCTGTCAGACGCCAACGAGCGGCGCCTGGGCGAGGTGCGTGCCGCGGTCGAGCACAAGCTCTCGGCCCTGGCGGCGGACAACGAGCGCAAGCTCGAGCAGATGCGCCAGACCGTGGACGAGAAGTTGCACGCCACGCTGGAGCAGCGCCTGGGCGAGAGCTTCCGCCACGTGGCGGAGCGGCTCGAGCAGGTGCACCGGGGCCTGGGCGAGATGCAGACCCTGGCGCAGGGCGTGGGCGATCTCCGCCGCATGCTGACCAATGTCAAGACGCGCGGCATCTTCGGCGAGATGCAGCTGCAGGGCCTGCTGGAGCAGGTCTTCACGCCCGAGCAGTACGCCGCGAACGTGGCCACCGTGCCGGGCAGCCGCGAGCGGGTGGAGTTTGCCATCCGCCTGCCGGGGCGGGGCGAGGAGGGCGGGCCGGTCTGGTTGCCGCTGGACGCCAAGTTCCCGCGTGAGGACTATGAGCGATTGCTCGACGCCCAGGAGCGTGCCGACCGGGAGGCCGCGGAGCTGGCCGCCAAGGCGCTGGAGCTGCGCATCCGCGACGAGGCCCGCACCATTGCCACCAAGTACGTGGCACCGCCGCACACCACCGACTTTGCGGTGCTCTTCGTGCCCACCGAAGGCCTGTACGCCGAGCTGCTGCGTCGGCCGGGCCTGGTCGAAGCGCTGCAGCGCGAGCACCGCGTCACCCTGGCCGGACCGACCACCTTGCTGGCCATGCTCAACAGCCTGCAGATGGGTTTCCGCACGCTCGCGCTGGAGCGGCGCTCGTCCGAGGTGTGGCGGGTGCTTGGCGCGGTGAAGACCGAGTTTGCCAAGTTCGGCCAGGTGCTCGACAAGACCCGCCGCAAGCTGGAGGAGGCCAGCCACACCATCGAGGCGGCCCAGACCCGCACGCGGGTGATGGGCCGTGCCCTCAAGGAGGTGGAGGCACTGCCCGATGCAGAGGCGCATCGGCTGCTGCCGGCAGACGCGGCGGGCGGGGCCGACTGA
- a CDS encoding MFS transporter: protein MPPALRAVIAGQVCVHACMTGTRLAAPLLALQQGHTPWAVGVLMALFAAAPVLLSLAAGRMADRHGYHRPVAIGVTLAFAGALLALLWPTYPVLCLAALATGGGASFALVAIQRTAGRSARDGTELKRIFSWLALAPAVSNFIGPFVAGLLIDIWGWRAAFAFLAALPLATLLWARRVPRERPAATASQVQRSSTLALLRHGPLVRLLLVNWSLSTCWDVHTFLVPVLGHERGLSASAIGTILGIFSVATTGVRLLIPLLADRLQEWQVLLGAMLATALLFIAYPFTVGAWSMGLCSVLLGAALGSVQPMIMSALHQVTPAQSHGQALGLRMMAINASSAAMPLLFGAAGTLAGAGLLFWAAGAQVAALSSQVGRIRRDLQAAAQRSPSH from the coding sequence ATGCCGCCGGCGCTGCGCGCGGTGATCGCGGGCCAGGTGTGCGTGCATGCCTGCATGACCGGCACCCGCCTGGCCGCTCCCCTGCTGGCGCTGCAGCAGGGGCACACGCCATGGGCCGTCGGGGTGCTGATGGCCTTGTTCGCGGCGGCGCCGGTGCTGCTCTCGCTGGCGGCGGGGCGCATGGCGGATCGCCATGGCTACCACCGGCCGGTCGCGATCGGCGTGACGCTGGCCTTCGCCGGGGCGCTGCTGGCCTTGCTGTGGCCGACCTATCCGGTCCTGTGCCTGGCCGCGCTTGCCACCGGCGGCGGCGCCTCGTTCGCGCTGGTCGCCATCCAGCGCACCGCGGGCCGCAGCGCCCGCGATGGCACCGAGCTGAAGCGCATCTTCAGCTGGCTGGCGCTGGCGCCGGCCGTGTCCAACTTCATCGGTCCCTTCGTGGCGGGGCTGCTCATCGACATCTGGGGCTGGCGTGCCGCCTTCGCCTTCCTGGCCGCCTTGCCGCTGGCCACGCTGCTGTGGGCGCGCCGGGTGCCGCGTGAGCGACCGGCGGCAACGGCCTCCCAGGTCCAGCGCAGCTCCACCCTGGCGCTGCTGCGGCATGGGCCGCTGGTGCGGCTGTTGCTGGTGAACTGGAGCCTGTCCACCTGCTGGGACGTGCATACCTTCCTGGTGCCTGTGCTGGGGCATGAGCGCGGCTTGAGTGCCTCGGCGATCGGCACGATCCTCGGCATCTTCTCGGTCGCGACCACCGGCGTGCGGCTGCTGATCCCCTTGCTTGCCGACCGGTTGCAGGAGTGGCAGGTGCTGCTCGGCGCGATGCTGGCGACCGCGCTGCTCTTCATCGCCTACCCCTTCACCGTCGGGGCGTGGAGCATGGGGCTGTGCTCGGTGCTGCTGGGTGCAGCGCTCGGCTCGGTGCAGCCGATGATCATGTCGGCGCTGCACCAGGTCACGCCGGCCCAGAGCCACGGCCAGGCGCTGGGCCTGCGCATGATGGCCATCAACGCATCGAGCGCGGCCATGCCGCTGCTGTTCGGCGCGGCCGGGACGCTGGCGGGCGCCGGCCTGCTGTTCTGGGCCGCTGGCGCCCAGGTGGCCGCGCTGTCATCACAGGTGGGCCGTATCCGCCGCGACCTGCAGGCGGCCGCGCAGCGATCCCCCTCTCACTGA
- a CDS encoding 2-hydroxyacid dehydrogenase produces the protein MGQPRGRGAPDQESGSMKPKVLVTRKVFPEVLERLGAHFELEVNDTERPWTADELLARVQDKAGIYLTPTNRVDAAVLDAGPGLKVVANMAVGFNNIDVAACTARGVLCTNTPDVLTETTADFGFALLLAAARRLTESERFLRAGQWRNWSFDMMMGREVHGSTLAILGMGRIGQAIARRGAWGFGMQVIYHNRSRLPADTEAALKATHVSKEALLRQADHLMIVLPYSAETHHAVGAAELALMKRSATLTNIARGGVVDDAALAGALRERRIAAAALDVFEGEPQVHPALLDLPNAVLTPHIASATVQTRRAMAQLAADNLIAGLGCGPQAGRPPTPLNPQVLAQGG, from the coding sequence ATGGGTCAACCCCGGGGCCGCGGTGCCCCTGATCAGGAGAGCGGATCGATGAAGCCCAAGGTGCTGGTCACGCGCAAGGTATTTCCCGAGGTGCTGGAGCGGCTCGGCGCGCATTTCGAGCTGGAAGTCAACGACACCGAGCGACCCTGGACGGCGGACGAACTGCTCGCCCGCGTGCAGGACAAGGCCGGCATCTACCTGACGCCGACCAATCGCGTCGATGCGGCGGTGCTGGACGCCGGGCCTGGGCTGAAGGTGGTCGCCAACATGGCCGTCGGCTTCAACAACATCGACGTGGCCGCCTGCACTGCGCGCGGCGTGCTGTGCACGAACACGCCGGACGTGCTGACCGAAACCACCGCCGACTTCGGCTTCGCCCTGCTGCTGGCCGCTGCCCGCCGGCTGACGGAATCGGAGCGCTTCCTGCGCGCCGGGCAGTGGCGCAACTGGAGCTTCGACATGATGATGGGCCGCGAGGTGCACGGCAGCACGCTGGCCATCCTCGGCATGGGGCGCATCGGCCAGGCGATTGCCCGGCGCGGCGCATGGGGCTTCGGCATGCAGGTGATCTACCACAACCGCTCGCGCCTGCCTGCCGACACCGAAGCGGCGCTGAAGGCGACGCATGTGAGCAAGGAAGCGCTGCTGCGCCAGGCGGACCACCTGATGATCGTGCTGCCTTACTCGGCCGAGACCCACCATGCGGTGGGCGCGGCCGAGCTGGCCCTGATGAAGCGGTCAGCCACCCTGACCAACATTGCCCGGGGCGGGGTGGTCGACGACGCGGCCCTGGCCGGGGCGCTGCGGGAGCGGCGCATCGCCGCTGCGGCGCTGGACGTCTTCGAGGGCGAACCACAGGTGCATCCGGCGCTGCTCGACCTGCCCAACGCCGTGCTCACGCCGCACATTGCCAGCGCCACCGTGCAGACGCGACGGGCCATGGCGCAATTGGCGGCCGACAACCTGATCGCCGGGCTAGGCTGCGGGCCGCAGGCCGGCCGGCCGCCCACGCCGCTCAACCCGCAGGTCTTGGCACAGGGCGGTTGA
- a CDS encoding acyl-CoA thioesterase, whose translation MSRLQPETREDYRHFLPISTRWMDNDVYGHLNNVVYYSYFDTVVNEYLIARGALDFHAGEVIGLVVETHCNYFASLAFPQQVDAGLRVAHMGSSSVRYEIGLFARGERQTAARGHFVHVYVDRATRRPAALPAQLVAALELLRTDAIVR comes from the coding sequence ATGTCCCGACTGCAGCCTGAGACCCGAGAGGACTACCGCCATTTCCTGCCGATCAGCACCCGCTGGATGGACAACGATGTCTACGGCCACCTGAACAACGTCGTCTATTACAGCTATTTCGACACGGTGGTGAATGAGTACCTGATTGCCCGGGGCGCACTGGACTTCCATGCCGGCGAGGTCATCGGCCTGGTGGTCGAGACGCACTGCAACTACTTTGCGTCCCTGGCCTTCCCCCAGCAGGTGGACGCCGGTCTGCGGGTCGCGCACATGGGCAGCTCCAGCGTGCGCTACGAAATTGGCCTGTTCGCCCGGGGCGAGCGGCAGACCGCGGCGCGCGGGCATTTCGTGCACGTATATGTCGACCGCGCCACCCGGCGGCCGGCGGCCTTGCCGGCGCAGCTGGTAGCGGCGCTGGAGCTGCTGCGCACCGATGCGATCGTCCGGTGA
- a CDS encoding sulfite exporter TauE/SafE family protein gives MDLVAVLGGFAVGAIVGMTGVGGGSLMTPLLLSVFKLNPAVAIGTDLWFAAITKSSGSLAHHQHGHVDYRITGLMLAGSIPAAVGTVALMHFTGVTKGWASALTLSLGIALLLTAVTVAFKKTWHSVALRLQRWTPEHRKPLLTVLAGLVLGVLVSLSSIGAGAIGATLILFLYPQLDAKRLVGTDIAHAVPLTLVAGIGHATLGHVEWGLLGALLVGSIPGIWLGAQLTRKMPERLVRTLLCGSLVAAGLKVIH, from the coding sequence ATGGATCTGGTTGCGGTTCTCGGCGGGTTCGCAGTGGGCGCCATCGTCGGCATGACGGGTGTCGGCGGTGGCTCGCTGATGACGCCGCTGCTGCTGTCGGTGTTCAAGCTGAATCCGGCCGTCGCGATCGGGACTGACCTGTGGTTTGCCGCCATCACGAAAAGCTCCGGCTCCCTCGCCCACCACCAGCACGGCCATGTCGACTACCGCATCACAGGCCTGATGCTGGCGGGCAGCATCCCGGCCGCGGTGGGCACCGTGGCGCTGATGCACTTCACCGGCGTCACCAAGGGCTGGGCCAGCGCCCTGACGCTCTCGCTGGGCATCGCGCTGCTGCTCACGGCAGTGACGGTGGCGTTCAAGAAAACCTGGCATTCGGTCGCCTTGCGTCTGCAACGCTGGACGCCGGAGCATCGCAAGCCGCTGCTGACGGTGCTCGCCGGTCTGGTGCTGGGCGTGCTGGTGTCGCTCAGCTCCATTGGCGCCGGTGCCATCGGCGCAACCCTGATCCTCTTTCTCTACCCGCAGCTGGACGCCAAGCGGCTGGTGGGCACCGACATCGCCCACGCGGTGCCGCTGACCCTGGTGGCTGGCATCGGCCATGCGACGCTCGGCCATGTGGAGTGGGGCCTGCTGGGCGCACTGCTGGTGGGCTCCATCCCGGGCATCTGGCTGGGCGCACAACTCACTAGAAAAATGCCGGAACGCCTCGTCCGCACGCTGCTGTGCGGCTCGCTGGTGGCAGCCGGCCTGAAGGTCATTCACTGA